A window of Chryseobacterium sp. IHB B 17019 genomic DNA:
CTGAAACCGAAAAGGAAAAGGCATTTGCTGTTAATGCAACAGGAGTTGGGAATCTGGCTCAGGCCTGCAAAGACTTTAAAACGGTGTTCATCCATGTTTCCACTGACTACGTTTTTGATGGTGATACCAATTTATGTTATTCCGAAGATGATTTCACCAACCCGATCGGCGTTTATGGCGAATCAAAATTAAAAGGAGAAGAATTGGCTTTAGAGATTAATTCTAAAACCATTATTCTGAGAACTTCGTGGCTGTATTCTGAGTTTAATAAAAACTTCGTCAAAACAATGCTGAATCTCTTCTCCCAAAAAGATGAGCTTGGAATTGTCGCAGACCAATTCGGACAACCTACCAACGCAAATGATTTGGCGGAAGCAATCATGGAAATCATTGAAAGAAAGAAAAAGACTTTTGGAATTTTTCATTTTTCCAACTATCCGGAAACAACCTGGTTTGAATTTGCCCAAAAAATCGCTGAGCTTTCAAAATCCAACATTAAATTGAATCAATTAACAACAGAACAATATCCAACTCCGGCAAAACGCCCTAAAAGAAGCACCATGTGTCTCGACAAAATTGAAGAAGTCTATAAAATAGAACCCAAATACTGGGAAAATAGCCTGGAAGAATGTGTAAATATTCTTACACAATAATATATATAGAATGAAAAAAATAATATTCACTGTTTTTGTTTTTTTGATGCATTTTTTTAATGCGCAAAACGTATACTTAACCAAAGTTGAAAAAACAAAAGAAAACACAGATAAGTTTTTATATAAAATAGAATCGGAAATAAAAGGAGCAGAATATTTAGGAGAAATCGAAGTTCAGGGATTCTCAAAAGATGACGCTGAAGTTTTTTCATTGATATATAAGAAAGCAAAGGAAATCGGAGCCAACTCATTTTCATTAAAACCCTTCGAAAATGTTGATGGCTCCCCACAAAATTTCAATCCGGCCAACTATCGCCTCAATTTATATTTTTTACCCAAAGACAAATTAATCAACCAAACGGGATCCTTATATCTATTCGCATCTTCGGAAAAAGAACAGAAAATAGCTTTAAATAAAAAAGATTATACCATTTCGCCAAGATCCTATTTAATAATAAAAACTATTC
This region includes:
- the rfbD gene encoding dTDP-4-dehydrorhamnose reductase; its protein translation is MKKILVIGSNGQLGNCIRKITPNFELDYEFIFTDSQTLNITDEDLVSKFFYDNKPDFCINASAYTAVDLAETEKEKAFAVNATGVGNLAQACKDFKTVFIHVSTDYVFDGDTNLCYSEDDFTNPIGVYGESKLKGEELALEINSKTIILRTSWLYSEFNKNFVKTMLNLFSQKDELGIVADQFGQPTNANDLAEAIMEIIERKKKTFGIFHFSNYPETTWFEFAQKIAELSKSNIKLNQLTTEQYPTPAKRPKRSTMCLDKIEEVYKIEPKYWENSLEECVNILTQ